The genomic DNA GGGAGGTAAAAGACCGGACTTCCGGATGCGAAAGAAGGGATTTTTCTCGTTCCTGTCGTGTCTTTTTCTATGCCGGTTTAAAAGGGCACAAGGAAATGAGTATATATATATATTATTAATATATTTATTCTAAGATGTAGGATTGAAACGCAATGAACGAAAAACCTCTGTAATCTGCTTGCAATGAATGGTTTATATTGAGACATTGACTGCACCGTTTGTTTGCCTTGGTGAAATCGGAGTGGCGGTAATTGTTAAAACACAGGTACAGTTAAGGTCCATCAGGTATTCGTTTTTTGTAATGAAGTCGTTGATAAAAGAAGTATGTGTCAGACCATATTCCACGATTAATGATTACATTTGTGCGTATAGATTGTGATTGAGTCTGAATAAGATAGTTCAATATGGCACCTTCCTTGTCGTTTTGATTCTTGTCGTGGCATGCAATCAAGACAAAAGGAAGGAAGTAGCGGTGCAAAGTGTCACCAACAAATGAATAATGAAATATAATTTCAATTTGCAATGAAAAAAAGAATAACGATTGGGACGCTTACCCTCTTATCTCTCATGGGAATGTTCGGCTGTAAGCAGCAGGAAACGGTCGAGGCACTTATGACTCTTGATGTAAAAGCCGATTATCCGGAAAAGGAATGGGTTGTTCAAGACTTTTTGGATGTGGAATACATCCCGTTGGAAACGAACGACGAGTTTATCACCCAAGGCAGTGTCAAGGCGATAGGAAAGCGGTTCGTGCTGGTGACGAATCTGCTCAACGATGGCAATATCTTCGTTTTTGACAGAAAAACAGGCAAGGCGGTCAGGAAAATCAATCGGAAGGGACAGGGAGCCGAGGAGTATGCTTTTATCAACGGGATCATCCTGGATGAGGAAAAAGACGAGATGTTTGTCAATAGTGCTTCGAACAAGAAGATATTCGTCTATGACTTGCAAGGAAATTTCAAGCGGAGTTTCCAGCATGCCGAGGGCGCGCAGTATCTGGATGTGTTCGATTATGACGCCGACAATCTGATCTGCTACGATATGTCTGCTTCTTATAAGGACGGGCAGAAAAGGGATAAGGAGTTTTACCATGCACTCATATCGAAGCAGGACGGAAGTGTCACCCGGGCAATTCCGCTTCCTTTTGACATAATCAAGGCTCCGTTTGTTCAAAAGGGGGATATGGTTGCTGTCGCTTCCGTTCGCTCTATCACGCCTGACCAGGGAAACTGGCTGCTTGCCGATACCTCTTCCGATACGGTGTATCGCTATATTCCCGGAAAAGACAAATTAATCCCGTTCATCGTAAAAAAGCCGGCGGAAAATCCGGATATGTTCCTTACGATGGGGGTGAACACTGGTCGTTATTGTTTCATGCAAACCATTGGAAAAGAGTTTAATTTTGAAAAAGGAAGGGGTTTCCCGACTACGGATTTGATGTACGACAGCCGTGAAAAGGTTGTATTCAAGCCGATAGTACTCAATGCTGATTATACGACCCGGAAAAGGGTGGACTTGATATCCCGTCTCGGAAACGAGGAAGTGGCCGCCTATGAGATTCTTTCTGCCGACCGGCTGGTCGAGGCCTATGGGAAAGGTGAGTTGAAAGGCGGGTTGAAAGAGATTGCGGCCGGTTTGGACGAAGAGTCGAATCCCGTGTTGATGTTGGTCAAGCATAAGAGATAGAACCGGAAGGAAATAAAATCCCCCCGTACTCTTACAAGCGAGCCGGGGGATTTTCAGTTTGGCATTTTTATTATAGGGAGTTGTTTTAAGTTATCATGCCCAACCGTTCAACATTCCGTAGAAATACATGGGTTTCAGGAAATAAACCTTCAACAGCCATGCGGCCCATTGCTCTTTCGATGTGTCCAGCAACGTGAACGGGAACGAGTTTTGCGCCTCTTTCTTATAGTTGAACTCACACAAGAGAACATGCCCGTAGTCCGTCACGATCGGGCAGGCGGCATATCCGTCGTATTTCTCTGCCGGTTCTTTGCCTTCCATCAGCGAGATCAGGTTCTTGGCTGCGATCGGCACTTGCTTGCGGATTGCAGCGGATGTTTTGCTGGTCGGGATTCCGGCTACGTCTCCTAGGGAAACGATATTCGGATATGTTTTGTGTACCAGTGTCTCTTTGTCTACCATAACCCAGGCATCGGCAGCCAGTTTACCTTCCGTCCAGCCCAGTCCGGCTTCTCTTACAAAATCGGGGGCCGACATCGGCGGTGTGAAATGCAGGAAATCATAATCTTCTACAAACGGAGTGTAGACTTTCTGATCGCCCACTGTTTCGATCTTCTCGAAATGAACCTGCTTGGCAGCCGTATCCACACCTTTCACTCGTACATTCAGGTTGATAGGAATGTTACGCTCTTTGTAGATTTCCAACAAGCGGGGAGTGAAAAACGGGACATCATACAGCTCTTTGGATGCTGTGTAAAAATTCAGATCCACCGTTTCGCGTGTACCCTGTTTGCGGGTATAGTGTTCTGTCAACAAACAGATTTTCTTGGGAGCACCTCCGCATTTGTGCTTGGTATAAGTATCAGTGTAGATTCCACGTCCACCCGTCTTGGAGAATTCCTGTATGGCTTTCCAAGTCTTTTGTGCACCTTCGAAATCATAGATGCTGTGGGCGTTCCCTTGTCCAAGTGTCGCTTGCGTGATACCTTCTACCTTTTCCCAGTTGATTTGGATTCCGGGAGTCAGGACCAGGAAGTCGTAGGCGATCTTTCCGTTATTTTTGGTCGTTACCTGATTCCATACGGGATCGACGGCAGCAACAGAATCTTTAATCCATTTGATGTCATTGGGTATGCAGTCCTCCTGCTTTCTCCAGACGTCATCCGGTTGATATACACCCGATGCGATTAAGGTGAACCCCGGCTGATAAAACTGACGGTCACTGGGATCGATCAAAGTGATATCCGGCTTGTCCAGCCAACTCTTTAAACGGGCAGCCATACTGATACCGGCAGCACCTCCGCCGATAATTACAATTTTACCTTTGGCTTTGCTTGAAAATGCTTTTGCCTTTTGGGTACTTGCAGCAGTCAGTAAACCGGCCATTGCCATCAGTTTGAAAAAGTGGCGGCGGTCGATACCTTTCTTCTCGAACGCCTTTAATTGATCTTCCAGTTCGTGTTTCATCATGTATGAAAATTAGATTTTGATCGCAAAGAAAGGATAATCCGCAGGAGCGTACAAAGAAAGGACTACTACATGGCTTGCGCAAGTGCTTTGAGTGGAAAGAAATACTACAACATTACTTTCTCATGTCTTTTTATGATGCATTTAATTATCTGATATGTAATAGTATATAAGATGTGAAAATCTGAGAAAATATTTTCAGAAATTCATTAGGAAATCGACGAGATTCGTATCTCCTTCCAGCTCCAAACGCTTCCTTAGACGGTATCGGCGCAGCTCTATTGCCCGTACGGATACGTTCATGAGGGATGCTATTTCCTTTGTGGAGAGATTCATGCGGAGCAAGCAACAGATGCGGAGATCGCCTGTCGTGAGATCGCTGTATCGCTGTCTGAGGCGGTCCATGAAATTTTGGTGCGTGCTGTTGAAATAGCTTTCGAACAGTACCCAGTCCGCTTGGTTGTTCAAAGTCTCTTCCATCAGCGTCTTCATGCGGATGTAGAGTTTGTTCGGATAACGTTCGCCTAGCGTTTCTTTTTGTTTTTCCAGTTCTTCCAACAGGCTTTGGATGGCCTGGTTGCGTTTGACGAGGGCTGTTGTCTGAAGTGTCAGTTCGTTGTTCTTGTTTTGCAGTTCGGCTTCGAGCATCCGGTTTTTTATGACCTGCATCTGCTGTTGCTCGGCTTGCCGTTCGGCTTCGGCTTTTTCCTGTTCTTCCTTATGCAGGTTCTTCAGGTTGTAGCGGAGCACGGCCTGTACGAGAAACCAGACGAGTGTGATATAGACCAGCCATGCCCATACGGTATTATACCAGGGAGGGCGGACTTCGATGGGCAGTGTGAGTTCGGGATAGGGACCCTTGATGACGTATTTGCGGACTTTCAATTCATACCTCCCTTCCGGCAATTGCAGGAAAGTGATTTTCCCGTCGTGTTGCCAGGCTGACCAGTCTGAAGATACGCCTTCGATCTTGTAGCTGATCTGGTGGTTGGAGGTGAATATCGTGGTGCCTGCCCAGACATTGAACTCCTGGAAGTTGTGCGGGAGAGAAATGCGTTGCGTGTTGATCGGCAAGTGATGGATACCGGAAGCATCGACGTATTCGAGTCCCGAAACTTTCAGGGGAGTGCTGCCCAGGCTATTGCCGATCAGTTCCCGGATATTGACCAATAAAGTCCCTTGCATGGCAGAGACCAAGACCAGGGAGTCGTTCAAAGGGATGATCCGTTTGCCTCTCGTCACGAGGTTCATATTGTAATTGTCGAAGAGCAGGCGGCATTTCAATGTTCCGATGCCGTCCGCTACGTGAAACAGTCCGGCTTCGTTTTCGATGGAAAGCCAGTAGAGGTTGTCACCGGCCGGATAAACATGTTCGGCATCGGCAAATACGCCCACTGCTTCCGTGTCCCTAAATAATTTCTTAACGGTCGGAGCGGGGTCTTTTTCGATCCTAAAGCAAGGTTGCGCTTCGGCTTTGCTTACGGCGATGAAAGGGCTTGTGGCTCCCAATGAGCGCTTGAAATAGCCGAGGTTGGTTTGGATATACAACTCTTCGCCATCTAGTCCGGCATTCACCAGTTTGCCGATCTCGCTTCTTTTTCCTAACAAAGTGATCGGAGGATCGAAAGAGATTTGTGATAATCCGTTGTCGAGCGCCACCCAGATTTGCCGGTTGTCCTGTACGCAGATAAAGCGGACGATATTGTCTTGTAGTTGGTTCTGTAAAGACAGGTGTTGCAGGATCGTACCGTCGGAGTCTGTGATATATAATCCTTGTGTGAGGGTTCCGATGAAAAAGAGCGTTCCGTTGGTAGCGAAGGCACTCGGCTGTGCATCCTGTATTTCTTTCGGTAAAGTAAAAGGTATTTCAACAGGGGGTGGAGTGAAGCGGATTTCTGGCGGGACCGTGTCCAGCGGGTGGTAGCGGAGGATTCCGTCTTTGTCGTATGTCCAGCTTCCCAACATCGTCTCGTTGCGGGTGTAGATCGTGTCGTTGTAGTTCGTTACGCCGGTCACCTCTTCCTGTCCCGGCAGCGAATATAGTTTCCATGTGTTGCCGTCGAAAGCAAGCAGGCCGGAATTGTTGGCGACATACAGCATACCGTCGGGTGTCAGCGAAAAGCCCCAGTTCTGGCAGCTCGCTTTATAATCGTCGACCGTATAGTTTTTTACAAATACATAAGGAATGGCTACTGACGCGCGCATGGCATGTGCCGTGAACAGAAAAGAAATGAGAATGGTCAGCAGTCTGTACATAAGTCTAAATGAATATAGGCACGGAAGTCCAATACTTCCGTGCCTGAATGAGGTTACAAATATAATGAAATTCCTATTTACTTGTATTCCTGCCAGCTCTTAATCTGGATGTCTTTTTCGTCCATATTACAGAAAGCGCTGATGAAAGCACTTGCCAAGCGGGCGTTGGTGATCAATGGAATGTTGTGATCGATCGCTGCACGACGGATCTTATAGCCATTGGTCAGCTCGCGCTTGCTGTGGTCTTTCGGAATGTTGACAACCAGTTCGAACACGTGCTTGCTGAACATATCCATGATGTTCAGGTCGCCCTGTTCGTCCGGCCAGCAAACTGCTGTCGCAGAGATGCCGTTTTCATTCAAGAATTTAGCCGTTCCAGCCGTTCCGTAGATGTTGTAACCTTTGACTGCCAGCATATGGCACGGTTCCAGCAGTTCAGCCTTGCTCTTGGCGGCACCGGAAGAAACCAGTACGTTCTTCTGCGGGATTCTATTTCCGACAGCGATCATGGCAGAAAGCAATGCTTCGTTGAAGTCGTCGCCGATGCAGCCTACTTCACCTGTAGAGCTCATATCTACGCCCAGTACAGGGTCGGCCTTATGCAGACGGGCGAATGAGAACTGCGAAGCCTTCACACCGATCCAGTCGATGTCGAATGCACTCTTGTCCGGTTTGGTGTAAGGAGCGTCAAGCATGATGCGGGTTGCCGTTTCGATAAAGTTGCGTTTCAGGACTTTTGATACGAACGGGAAACTGCGGGATGCACGCAGGTTACATTCGATAACCTTCACATCGTTGTTCTTGGCTAGGAACTGGATGTTGAACGGTCCGCTGATGTTCAACTCTTTGGCGATCATTTTGCTGACCTTCTTGATACGGCGGGCTGTTTCGAAGTAGATCTTCTGTGCCGGGAATACCAATGTCGCGTCACCGGAATGGACACCGGCAAACTCGATATGTTCGGAGATGGCGTACTCGACCACTTCGCCATTCATGGCTACCGCGTCGAATTCTATCTCTTTCGCCCCTTGCAGGAATTCGGAAACAACTACCGGATATTCTTTGGAAACCTTGGCTGCCAAGTTTAGGAATTCGATCATCTGCTCCTTACTGTGGCATACGTTCATGGCTGCGCCGGAAAGCACGTAAGACGGACGGATCAGGATTGGGAAACCGACCTTTGCGATAAAGGCGTCGATCTCTTCCATGCTGGTCAACTCGGCCCAACGTGGCTGGTCGATACCTAACGTATCCAGCATTGCGGAGAATTTGTGACGGTTTTCGGCACGGTCGATCGACAGTGGTGAAGTACCCAATACAGGTACGTTCTGGCGGTACAGTTTCATGGCCAGGTTGTTCGGTATCTGTCCACCTACGGAGACGATTACGCCCTTCGGCAGTTCTAAGTCCATGACATCGAGCACGCGTTCGAACGAAAGCTCGTCGAAGTACAGACGGTCGCACATGTCATAATCGGTGGAAACCGTTTCCGGGTTATAGTTGATCATGATGGATTTATAGCCTAACTTGCGGGCTGTCTGTGCGGCATTCACCGAACACCAGTCGAACTCAACGGAAGAACCGATGCGGTAAGCGCCCGATCCCAGAATCACGACGCTCTTGTCGTTCGGATAGTAAGAGATATCGTGCTGGCTGCCGTCGTATGTCATATACAGGTAGTTCGTCAGTTCGGGATGTTCCGATGCGATCGTATTGATGCGTTTTACACTCGGCAGGATACCTAATTTCTTACGCAGGTTGCGCACGCGGATATTTTCCTTTTCCATGTTGCCTTCCGGGTTTTCAACATAACGAGCAATCTGGAAGTCGGAGAATCCCAGGCGTTTTGCTTCCTTCAGCACATCTTCAGGCAGGTCTTCGATCTTATCGTAAGCAGACAATACTTTCGTATAGTCTACGATGTTTTTCAGTTTTTCCAGGAACCACGGAGTGATCTTGGACAGTTCGTGGATGCGGTCTACCGTGTAGCCTTTTTCAAGCGCTTTGGCCACGGCGAAGATACGGAGGTCGGTCGGGTTGGCCAGCGCGTCGTCCAGGTTATCGAATTCCACGTCGTTGTTGCCGACGAAACCGTGCATGCCCTGTCCGATCATACGCAGACCTTTCTGCATGATTTCCTCGAAGCTCTTGCCGATCGACATAATCTCGCCGACAGATTTCATGCTCGAACCGATCTGGCGGCTTACACCGACAAACTTAGTCAGGTCCCAACGCGGGATCTTTACGATCATGTAATCTACTTCTGGTGCTTTGTAAGCGGAGTTGGGAGTTCCCATCTCACCGATTTCGTCAAGGCTGTAACCTAATGCCAGCTTGGCAGCCACGAATGCCAGCGGATAACCGCTCGCTTTGGATGCAAGTGCGGAAGAACGGCTTAGGCGGGCGTTTACTTCGATCACACGGTAATCGCAAGTATCGGAGTTGAATGCGTACTGGATGTTACATTCGCCGACGATACCTAAATGGCGGATCGTCTTGATTGAAAGTTCTTTCAATAGGTCCAGTTCTTTGTCTGTCAGTGAACAGGTAGGAGCGACAACGATACTTTCGCCCGTATGTACGCCTAACGGGTCTACATTTTCCATGCTTACAACCGTAAAGCAGTGGTCGTTCTTATCGCGGATTACTTCAAATTCAATTTCCTTCCAGCCTTTCAACGATTCTTCCACCAACACCTGGGGAGAATAGGCGAAAGCGCTTTCTGCCAGCGTACGCAGTTCTGCCTCGTCTTTGCAGATACCGCTACCCATACCGCCCAATGCGTATGCGGAACGGATCATGACCGGGAAGCCGATCTCGTAGGCTGCCTTCACGGCATCTTCCAGGTTTCCGACAGCGTGGCTAACCGGAGTTTTTACTGCTATCTCGTCAAGTTTCTTTACAAACAGGTCGCGGTCTTCCGTGTACATGATCGCTTCGACCGAAGTTCCCAGTACCTTTACACCATATTTGGCCAGTGTTCCGCTGGTATACAGTTCGGTTCCGCAGTTCAAAGCAGTCTGTCCGCCAAAAGCCAGCAGGATACCGTCCGGTTGTTCTTTTTTGATCACTTCTTCAACAAAGTAAGGAGTGATCGGCAGGAAATACACCTTGTCGGCTACCCCTTCTGATGTTTGAATGGTTGCAATGTTCGGATTGAGCAATACGGTGCTGATTCCTTCTTCTTTCAGCGCCTTCAGTGCTTGTGAACCAGAGTAGTCAAATTCTCCGGCTTGTCCGATCTTCAGGGCACCCGAGCCCAGAACAATCACCTTTTTGATACCACTTTTCGACATAGTAATTTGGGTTGTTTAATTTATTGATTTTATAGAATGTTATAATTGCCTTACGAGATCACAAGGTGCAAAAAAAATGCGTTAGTAAAAATAACTAACGCATCCTATATAACCAAATGATAATCCTTTAAAATAAAAAAATGAGCTTCATTGTCCGACATATAACCGGAAAAGTACGCTGGATTATCCTTATGTGCTTTCTGTGTCATGAAACTCTATCTTCAAAATTTCGGCAAAGATAAGGCTTATATTTCAAACATGCAAGAGATGTTGGTGCCCTCTTTCTGAAAAATACTTTTCAAGTTGACCGAAATGTCCGGAAGATAATTTTATTTTCCTATCTTTATCCCCATCAATCATTCAAATAATTCTGATATTATGAATAAGACACTTTATCTCATTTTTATTTGTCTCCTTTTATGTGCCGGCACCCATCTTGTTGCCCAGACTTTTGATTATAACCGAGTGAGTGGCCATCCCCGCTTATTGATGAAGCAGGGTGAGGAGCAGCAGATACGAGAAAGCCTGAAAGATAACCCCGAAATGCAGCGCGTCTATAAGCAGATTGTCGGAGAAGCCGACCGGCTGTTGGTCTGTCCGACGTTAACATATAAGAAAGAGGGACGTCGTCTGTTGGCCGTTTCCCGTGAGGCTTTGAAACGTATTTTTGACCTTTCGTTTGTATACCGGATGACCGGCGAAGATAAATACCGCTTGCGTGCCGAGCAGGAGATGGTGTCCGTCTGCTCTTTCGGCGACTGGAACCCGTCTCATTTCTTGGATGTCGGCGAGATGACGATGGCGGTTGCGATC from Parabacteroides merdae ATCC 43184 includes the following:
- the carB gene encoding carbamoyl-phosphate synthase (glutamine-hydrolyzing) large subunit, whose product is MSKSGIKKVIVLGSGALKIGQAGEFDYSGSQALKALKEEGISTVLLNPNIATIQTSEGVADKVYFLPITPYFVEEVIKKEQPDGILLAFGGQTALNCGTELYTSGTLAKYGVKVLGTSVEAIMYTEDRDLFVKKLDEIAVKTPVSHAVGNLEDAVKAAYEIGFPVMIRSAYALGGMGSGICKDEAELRTLAESAFAYSPQVLVEESLKGWKEIEFEVIRDKNDHCFTVVSMENVDPLGVHTGESIVVAPTCSLTDKELDLLKELSIKTIRHLGIVGECNIQYAFNSDTCDYRVIEVNARLSRSSALASKASGYPLAFVAAKLALGYSLDEIGEMGTPNSAYKAPEVDYMIVKIPRWDLTKFVGVSRQIGSSMKSVGEIMSIGKSFEEIMQKGLRMIGQGMHGFVGNNDVEFDNLDDALANPTDLRIFAVAKALEKGYTVDRIHELSKITPWFLEKLKNIVDYTKVLSAYDKIEDLPEDVLKEAKRLGFSDFQIARYVENPEGNMEKENIRVRNLRKKLGILPSVKRINTIASEHPELTNYLYMTYDGSQHDISYYPNDKSVVILGSGAYRIGSSVEFDWCSVNAAQTARKLGYKSIMINYNPETVSTDYDMCDRLYFDELSFERVLDVMDLELPKGVIVSVGGQIPNNLAMKLYRQNVPVLGTSPLSIDRAENRHKFSAMLDTLGIDQPRWAELTSMEEIDAFIAKVGFPILIRPSYVLSGAAMNVCHSKEQMIEFLNLAAKVSKEYPVVVSEFLQGAKEIEFDAVAMNGEVVEYAISEHIEFAGVHSGDATLVFPAQKIYFETARRIKKVSKMIAKELNISGPFNIQFLAKNNDVKVIECNLRASRSFPFVSKVLKRNFIETATRIMLDAPYTKPDKSAFDIDWIGVKASQFSFARLHKADPVLGVDMSSTGEVGCIGDDFNEALLSAMIAVGNRIPQKNVLVSSGAAKSKAELLEPCHMLAVKGYNIYGTAGTAKFLNENGISATAVCWPDEQGDLNIMDMFSKHVFELVVNIPKDHSKRELTNGYKIRRAAIDHNIPLITNARLASAFISAFCNMDEKDIQIKSWQEYK
- a CDS encoding NAD(P)/FAD-dependent oxidoreductase, translated to MMKHELEDQLKAFEKKGIDRRHFFKLMAMAGLLTAASTQKAKAFSSKAKGKIVIIGGGAAGISMAARLKSWLDKPDITLIDPSDRQFYQPGFTLIASGVYQPDDVWRKQEDCIPNDIKWIKDSVAAVDPVWNQVTTKNNGKIAYDFLVLTPGIQINWEKVEGITQATLGQGNAHSIYDFEGAQKTWKAIQEFSKTGGRGIYTDTYTKHKCGGAPKKICLLTEHYTRKQGTRETVDLNFYTASKELYDVPFFTPRLLEIYKERNIPINLNVRVKGVDTAAKQVHFEKIETVGDQKVYTPFVEDYDFLHFTPPMSAPDFVREAGLGWTEGKLAADAWVMVDKETLVHKTYPNIVSLGDVAGIPTSKTSAAIRKQVPIAAKNLISLMEGKEPAEKYDGYAACPIVTDYGHVLLCEFNYKKEAQNSFPFTLLDTSKEQWAAWLLKVYFLKPMYFYGMLNGWA
- a CDS encoding transcriptional regulator: MYRLLTILISFLFTAHAMRASVAIPYVFVKNYTVDDYKASCQNWGFSLTPDGMLYVANNSGLLAFDGNTWKLYSLPGQEEVTGVTNYNDTIYTRNETMLGSWTYDKDGILRYHPLDTVPPEIRFTPPPVEIPFTLPKEIQDAQPSAFATNGTLFFIGTLTQGLYITDSDGTILQHLSLQNQLQDNIVRFICVQDNRQIWVALDNGLSQISFDPPITLLGKRSEIGKLVNAGLDGEELYIQTNLGYFKRSLGATSPFIAVSKAEAQPCFRIEKDPAPTVKKLFRDTEAVGVFADAEHVYPAGDNLYWLSIENEAGLFHVADGIGTLKCRLLFDNYNMNLVTRGKRIIPLNDSLVLVSAMQGTLLVNIRELIGNSLGSTPLKVSGLEYVDASGIHHLPINTQRISLPHNFQEFNVWAGTTIFTSNHQISYKIEGVSSDWSAWQHDGKITFLQLPEGRYELKVRKYVIKGPYPELTLPIEVRPPWYNTVWAWLVYITLVWFLVQAVLRYNLKNLHKEEQEKAEAERQAEQQQMQVIKNRMLEAELQNKNNELTLQTTALVKRNQAIQSLLEELEKQKETLGERYPNKLYIRMKTLMEETLNNQADWVLFESYFNSTHQNFMDRLRQRYSDLTTGDLRICCLLRMNLSTKEIASLMNVSVRAIELRRYRLRKRLELEGDTNLVDFLMNF
- a CDS encoding 6-bladed beta-propeller: MKKRITIGTLTLLSLMGMFGCKQQETVEALMTLDVKADYPEKEWVVQDFLDVEYIPLETNDEFITQGSVKAIGKRFVLVTNLLNDGNIFVFDRKTGKAVRKINRKGQGAEEYAFINGIILDEEKDEMFVNSASNKKIFVYDLQGNFKRSFQHAEGAQYLDVFDYDADNLICYDMSASYKDGQKRDKEFYHALISKQDGSVTRAIPLPFDIIKAPFVQKGDMVAVASVRSITPDQGNWLLADTSSDTVYRYIPGKDKLIPFIVKKPAENPDMFLTMGVNTGRYCFMQTIGKEFNFEKGRGFPTTDLMYDSREKVVFKPIVLNADYTTRKRVDLISRLGNEEVAAYEILSADRLVEAYGKGELKGGLKEIAAGLDEESNPVLMLVKHKR